One stretch of Sinomonas terrae DNA includes these proteins:
- a CDS encoding L-rhamnose mutarotase: MSEAAARRRICFRQQIHPDRIEEYKRRHAAVWPEMLEALRSAGWHNYSLFLSPDGLLIGYVETDSLQAAAERMAAYEVNARWQAEMADLFDGLEAPPDESFVPLEEIFNLEGQLAAARAAQNPEQTSQTTQMSQTTGDQA; this comes from the coding sequence ATGAGCGAGGCCGCAGCGCGGCGGCGGATCTGCTTTCGACAGCAGATCCATCCCGATCGCATCGAGGAGTACAAGCGGCGTCACGCGGCCGTCTGGCCGGAGATGCTGGAAGCCCTCCGCAGCGCGGGGTGGCACAACTACTCCCTCTTCCTCAGCCCTGACGGTCTGCTGATCGGTTACGTCGAGACCGACAGCCTTCAAGCCGCGGCAGAGCGGATGGCGGCGTACGAGGTCAACGCGCGCTGGCAGGCCGAGATGGCTGATCTCTTCGACGGCCTCGAGGCGCCGCCGGATGAATCCTTCGTTCCGCTCGAGGAGATCTTCAACCTTGAAGGGCAGCTTGCCGCCGCCCGAGCAGCACAAAACCCAGAACAGACGTCACAGACCACACAGATGTCACAGACCACAGGAGACCAAGCATGA
- a CDS encoding DUF6807 family protein — protein sequence MSIPAHSTEFPASAPSAETGRDPETRLPRIALVGVHGFGLVHLRNLKRLLESGAVALDAVADPFPPEPGTVPEGTPSYADLEALLAERPAPDVAIIATPLQTHGPLGAAALDAGAQLYLEKPPVPSLAAYRQLLEHAKDRGAAVQVGFQSLGSHALPAIEALLNSGEIGELRAVGAFGTWTRDLAYYARSPWAGKRSLNGVEVVDGVVTNPLAHAVATALRIAGARRERDVASVDVDLYHAHRIEADDTSTVRIVTAEGLRIMCALTLCAAESAEPWVTVYGTEGEADFYYTEDRLVVRTSEGEREEQFGRTDLTENLLEHLASGTPLLSSLADAGAFMRVLEAVRTAPAPLQIADEFVEWVGEGQAARPIVRGIEEDLARAVRAQATFAELGLPWAAGQPEAGQPEAGQHLAGQQPAARLSLPDGRQVAELRDGRSVAPSLSPRPYLHPVRTLGGVTVSEHFPLDHPWHLGLGVALQDVSGTNLWGGRTYTREAGRYVWRRDHGRIAVESVESAPGSLRLSLRWEAHDGATLLREDRLARAVPAGDGAWQLELKSRLEAAGPVSLGGPGSNGNAGGGYGGFFLRLAPCSESIVLTPDSEGEEAVHGRPAPWLAWSATFGEGDAGIVLAAPPEAPEDPWFVRMAGYPGIGSALAWERAVELEDGEPLERTFRMWFVDGRVDASRAAALVADGGAA from the coding sequence ATGAGCATCCCCGCACATTCCACCGAATTCCCCGCTTCCGCTCCGAGCGCCGAAACCGGGCGCGATCCGGAAACGCGCCTGCCGCGTATCGCGCTTGTCGGCGTGCACGGCTTCGGGCTCGTGCACCTCCGCAATCTGAAGCGCCTCCTCGAGTCGGGCGCCGTCGCCCTCGATGCGGTCGCCGACCCCTTCCCTCCCGAGCCAGGGACCGTACCGGAAGGCACGCCGTCGTACGCGGATCTGGAGGCGCTCCTTGCGGAGCGCCCCGCGCCGGACGTGGCCATCATCGCCACGCCCCTCCAGACCCATGGCCCGCTCGGGGCCGCCGCGCTCGACGCCGGGGCTCAACTGTATCTCGAGAAGCCCCCCGTGCCGTCGCTCGCCGCCTACCGCCAACTGCTCGAGCACGCAAAAGACCGCGGTGCGGCTGTCCAAGTGGGCTTCCAGAGCCTCGGCTCGCACGCGCTCCCGGCGATTGAAGCACTGCTGAATTCAGGAGAGATCGGCGAACTGCGTGCCGTCGGGGCGTTCGGCACCTGGACTCGCGACCTCGCCTACTATGCCCGCTCGCCCTGGGCGGGCAAGCGCAGCCTCAACGGGGTCGAGGTCGTGGACGGCGTCGTGACGAACCCCCTCGCCCACGCCGTCGCAACGGCGCTGCGGATCGCGGGGGCCAGGAGGGAGCGGGATGTCGCGAGCGTCGACGTCGACCTCTATCACGCCCACCGGATCGAGGCGGACGATACGTCGACCGTCAGGATCGTCACGGCGGAGGGGCTCCGGATCATGTGCGCCCTCACACTCTGCGCTGCCGAGTCCGCGGAACCGTGGGTCACGGTCTACGGCACGGAAGGCGAAGCGGACTTCTACTACACCGAAGACCGGCTGGTTGTCCGAACGTCCGAGGGCGAACGCGAGGAGCAGTTCGGGCGGACCGATCTGACCGAGAATCTCCTCGAGCATCTGGCCTCGGGCACTCCCCTCCTGAGCTCCCTCGCCGACGCGGGAGCGTTCATGCGCGTTCTCGAAGCGGTCCGGACGGCCCCGGCGCCCCTGCAGATCGCCGACGAGTTCGTCGAGTGGGTAGGCGAAGGCCAGGCGGCGCGCCCGATCGTGCGGGGAATCGAGGAGGACCTCGCTCGGGCGGTCCGAGCACAGGCCACCTTTGCCGAACTCGGCCTACCGTGGGCGGCCGGCCAGCCAGAGGCCGGCCAGCCAGAGGCCGGCCAGCATCTGGCCGGGCAACAGCCGGCCGCTCGCCTCTCCCTTCCAGACGGCCGCCAAGTGGCCGAGCTGCGCGATGGCCGCAGCGTCGCTCCGAGCCTCTCGCCGCGCCCCTACCTGCATCCTGTCCGCACCCTCGGCGGAGTCACGGTGAGTGAGCACTTCCCCCTCGACCACCCGTGGCACCTCGGGCTCGGCGTCGCACTCCAGGACGTCTCCGGGACCAACCTGTGGGGCGGCCGTACCTACACTCGCGAGGCCGGTCGATATGTATGGCGGCGGGATCACGGGCGGATTGCCGTGGAGTCCGTCGAGAGCGCTCCGGGTTCGCTACGGCTTTCCCTTCGGTGGGAGGCGCACGACGGCGCGACCCTCCTTCGCGAGGACAGGCTCGCTCGCGCCGTGCCGGCGGGCGACGGGGCGTGGCAGCTCGAGCTCAAGAGCCGCCTCGAGGCCGCCGGTCCCGTGAGCCTCGGTGGTCCGGGGTCCAACGGCAATGCGGGTGGAGGGTACGGCGGATTCTTCCTGCGGCTCGCCCCATGCTCAGAATCGATCGTCCTGACGCCCGATAGTGAAGGCGAGGAGGCGGTCCACGGCCGCCCGGCTCCTTGGCTGGCCTGGAGCGCGACGTTTGGCGAAGGCGACGCCGGAATCGTGCTCGCCGCGCCACCCGAGGCACCGGAGGATCCGTGGTTCGTGAGGATGGCCGGCTACCCGGGGATCGGCTCGGCGCTCGCTTGGGAGCGAGCTGTCGAGTTGGAGGACGGCGAGCCGCTCGAGCGGACGTTCCGGATGTGGTTCGTCGACGGCCGGGTCGATGCCTCCCGTGCCGCGGCGCTCGTCGCTGACGGAGGTGCCGCCTGA
- the rhaI gene encoding L-rhamnose isomerase yields MSSVQIPEALGSLAIEVPSWAYGNSGTRFKVFGTPGTPRTVQEKLQDAAKVNELTGLAPTVALHIPWDKVEDYAALREYAEGLGVKLGTINSNTFQDDIYKFGSLTHSEEAVRRRAVEHHLECIDIMDATGSRDLKIWLADGTNYPGQDDIRARQDRLAESLAEIYARLGDEQRLVLEYKFFEPAFYHTDVPDWGTSYAQTLALGEKAFVCLDTGHHAPGTNIEFIVAQLLRLGKLGSFDFNSRFYADDDLIVGAADPFQLFRIMVEVVRGGGLEPGSGVALMLDQCHNLEEKIPGQIRSVLNVQEMTLRALLLDRAALDEAQRNHDVLAANAVFMDAFYTDVRPALAAWRQERGLPADPMAAYAASGYQKLINDTRVGGTQAGWGA; encoded by the coding sequence ATGAGCAGTGTCCAGATCCCGGAGGCGCTTGGCAGCCTCGCCATCGAGGTTCCGTCGTGGGCTTATGGCAACTCGGGTACGCGCTTCAAGGTGTTCGGCACGCCGGGCACCCCGCGCACCGTGCAGGAGAAGCTGCAGGACGCGGCGAAGGTCAATGAGCTGACCGGCCTGGCCCCGACGGTGGCGCTGCACATCCCGTGGGACAAGGTCGAGGACTACGCGGCGCTGCGCGAGTACGCCGAGGGTCTGGGCGTGAAGCTCGGGACGATCAACTCGAACACGTTCCAGGACGACATCTACAAGTTCGGCTCGCTCACGCATTCCGAGGAGGCCGTGCGTCGGCGGGCGGTCGAGCACCACCTCGAGTGCATCGACATCATGGACGCCACGGGCTCTCGGGACCTGAAGATCTGGCTCGCCGACGGCACGAACTACCCGGGCCAGGACGACATCCGCGCCCGTCAGGACCGCCTCGCCGAGTCCCTCGCCGAGATCTACGCGCGCCTCGGCGACGAGCAGCGCCTCGTGCTGGAGTACAAGTTCTTCGAGCCGGCTTTCTACCACACTGACGTCCCGGACTGGGGCACGTCCTACGCGCAGACGCTGGCTCTGGGCGAGAAGGCGTTCGTGTGCCTCGACACGGGCCACCATGCCCCGGGCACGAACATCGAGTTCATCGTGGCGCAGCTGCTGCGGCTCGGGAAGCTCGGCTCATTCGACTTCAACTCGCGCTTCTACGCGGACGACGACCTCATCGTCGGCGCCGCAGACCCGTTCCAGCTGTTCCGCATCATGGTCGAGGTGGTCCGCGGCGGCGGCCTCGAGCCCGGTTCCGGCGTGGCCCTCATGCTCGACCAGTGCCACAACCTCGAAGAGAAGATCCCCGGCCAGATCCGCTCGGTGCTCAACGTCCAGGAGATGACGCTGCGGGCGCTCCTGCTCGACCGTGCGGCGCTCGACGAGGCCCAGCGGAACCACGACGTCCTCGCCGCGAACGCGGTCTTCATGGATGCGTTCTACACGGACGTCCGCCCTGCCCTCGCCGCATGGCGCCAGGAGCGCGGCCTGCCCGCGGACCCCATGGCCGCCTACGCCGCCTCCGGCTACCAGAAGCTCATCAACGACACCCGCGTCGGCGGCACGCAGGCCGGCTGGGGCGCGTAA